One segment of Niveibacterium microcysteis DNA contains the following:
- the dgoD gene encoding galactonate dehydratase: MKVTRFTTYRVAPRWLFLKVETDAGITGWGEPVIEGRARTVEAAVHELAEYVVGRDPAQINDIWQTLYRGGFYRGGPVLMSAIAGIDQALWDIKGKALGVPVYELLGGRVRDRMRTYRWVGGDRPAELVAAIGEQLEAGFDTFKFNGSEELAMLAGPRAVDAVVARVVAVREAFGERVDFGIDFHGRVSAPMARVLLRELEPFRPLFVEEPVLPEQAEHYRRLADSTSIPLAAGERMYSRFDFKRVLAEGGLALLQPDPSHAGGITECHKIAAMAEAHDVAFAPHCPLGPIALAACLQLDFVAYNAVLQEHSIGIHYNQGADLLDYVVNREDFRIDGGCIAALPRPGLGVEIDEASVIAASRDAPDWRNPVWRHADGSVAEW; the protein is encoded by the coding sequence ATGAAAGTTACCCGTTTCACGACTTACCGCGTCGCACCGCGCTGGCTGTTCCTGAAGGTCGAGACCGACGCCGGTATCACCGGCTGGGGCGAGCCTGTGATCGAGGGCAGGGCGCGCACCGTGGAAGCCGCGGTGCATGAGTTGGCCGAATACGTCGTCGGCCGCGACCCGGCACAGATCAACGACATCTGGCAGACGCTGTACCGCGGCGGCTTCTACCGCGGCGGCCCGGTGCTGATGAGTGCGATCGCCGGCATCGACCAGGCGCTGTGGGACATCAAGGGCAAGGCGCTCGGCGTGCCGGTCTACGAGCTGCTCGGTGGCCGCGTGCGCGACCGCATGCGCACCTACCGCTGGGTCGGCGGCGACCGTCCGGCCGAACTTGTCGCCGCGATCGGCGAACAGCTCGAAGCCGGCTTCGACACCTTCAAGTTCAACGGCAGCGAAGAACTGGCGATGCTCGCTGGCCCGCGCGCGGTGGATGCCGTCGTCGCGCGTGTCGTCGCGGTGCGCGAAGCCTTCGGCGAGCGGGTCGACTTCGGTATCGACTTCCACGGCCGCGTTTCAGCGCCGATGGCGCGTGTGCTGCTGCGCGAGCTCGAACCCTTCCGCCCGCTCTTCGTCGAGGAGCCGGTGCTGCCCGAGCAGGCCGAGCACTACCGCCGGCTTGCCGACAGCACTTCGATTCCGCTGGCGGCCGGCGAGCGCATGTATTCCCGCTTCGACTTCAAGCGCGTGCTGGCCGAGGGCGGCCTCGCGCTCCTGCAGCCCGACCCCTCGCACGCCGGCGGCATCACCGAATGCCACAAGATCGCCGCGATGGCGGAAGCGCACGACGTGGCCTTCGCACCGCATTGCCCGCTCGGGCCGATCGCGCTGGCGGCCTGCCTGCAGCTTGATTTCGTCGCATACAACGCCGTGCTGCAGGAACACAGCATTGGCATCCATTACAACCAGGGCGCAGATCTGCTCGACTACGTGGTTAACCGCGAAGACTTCCGCATCGATGGCGGTTGCATCGCAGCGCTGCCACGGCCGGGCCTGGGCGTCGAGATCGACGAGGCAAGCGTGATCGCCGCCAGCCGCGATGCGCCCGATTGGCGCAACCCGGTCTGGCGACACGCCGACGGCAGCGTCGCGGAGTGGTGA
- the galE gene encoding UDP-glucose 4-epimerase GalE, producing MKILVTGGAGYIGSITSVQLIGAGYEPVIVDNFCNASPKVLDRIEHIAGRRPTLYTGDIRDRALLDRIFAEHKIDAVIHFAALKAVGESVAKPLAYYENNLGGTFVLLEAMRAAGVKNFVFSSSATVYGDPASVPIREDFPTRATNPYGWTKLMMEQVLTDFQHATPDWSVTLLRYFNPVGAHPSGLMGEDPQGIPNNLMPYLAQVAVGRREYLSVYGSDYPTPDGTGVRDYIHVMDLADGHIAALKARQGRAGVHVFNLGTGHGNSVLEMVAAFGRAVGRELPYKLVDRRPGDIAECWADPAYAERELGWRATRSLDDMTRDTWKWQSLNPNGYQDA from the coding sequence ATGAAGATCCTCGTGACCGGTGGCGCCGGCTACATCGGCAGCATCACCAGCGTGCAACTGATCGGCGCCGGCTACGAGCCGGTGATCGTCGACAACTTCTGCAACGCCAGCCCCAAGGTGCTCGACCGCATCGAACACATCGCAGGCCGCCGCCCCACGCTCTACACCGGCGACATCCGCGACCGCGCGCTGCTCGACCGCATCTTCGCCGAGCACAAGATCGACGCGGTGATCCACTTCGCCGCGCTCAAAGCCGTCGGCGAATCGGTCGCCAAGCCGCTGGCGTACTACGAGAACAACCTCGGTGGCACCTTCGTGCTGCTCGAAGCGATGCGCGCGGCCGGCGTGAAGAACTTCGTCTTCAGCAGCTCTGCCACCGTGTATGGCGACCCGGCTTCGGTGCCGATCCGCGAGGACTTCCCGACCCGCGCCACCAACCCCTACGGCTGGACCAAGCTGATGATGGAGCAGGTGCTGACCGACTTCCAGCACGCCACGCCGGACTGGTCGGTGACCCTGCTGCGCTACTTCAACCCGGTCGGCGCGCACCCCAGCGGCCTGATGGGCGAAGACCCGCAAGGCATCCCGAACAACCTGATGCCGTATCTGGCGCAGGTCGCCGTCGGCCGCCGCGAGTATCTCTCGGTGTATGGCAGCGACTACCCGACGCCGGACGGCACCGGCGTGCGCGACTACATCCATGTGATGGATCTGGCCGACGGCCACATCGCCGCGCTGAAGGCACGCCAGGGCAGGGCAGGCGTGCACGTGTTCAACCTCGGCACCGGCCACGGCAACAGCGTGCTCGAAATGGTCGCCGCCTTCGGCCGCGCGGTCGGCCGCGAGCTGCCCTACAAGCTCGTCGATCGCCGCCCCGGCGACATCGCCGAATGCTGGGCCGACCCGGCCTACGCCGAACGCGAACTGGGCTGGCGCGCCACGCGCAGCCTCGACGACATGACGCGCGACACCTGGAAGTGGCAGTCGCTCAACCCCAATGGATATCAGGACGCCTGA
- a CDS encoding ABC transporter ATP-binding protein: MASISFRGINKSYAGNVPVIRDVDLEIADGELCVFVGPSGCGKSTLLRMVAGLEDITSGDLLIDGKLVNTLPPSARGIAMVFQSYALYPHMTVARNMGFALRLAHTAKAAIDGSVDKAARILQVEHLLERKPKELSGGQRQRVAIGRAIVREPGVFLFDEPLSNLDAALRVQTRIEIARLQRKLGKASMIYVTHDQVEAMTLADKIVLLNTGEDTQRYGSIAQVGSPLELYHRPRNLFAAGFIGSPKMNLIPGMLVSATPTHAEVRIETGELLTAELDATRLRLGAKVTLGVRPEHIQPGATDMQTLNRQVMWAERLGESTFIYLEQACSADALIAKAKGDQPVPRGEMVALGIPPAACHLFDDAGQALPRPCHELAGFKLPWLNNETSRHAAPEVQMA; this comes from the coding sequence ATGGCCAGCATTTCCTTCCGCGGCATCAACAAGTCCTACGCCGGCAACGTTCCGGTGATCCGCGACGTCGATCTCGAAATCGCCGACGGCGAGCTGTGCGTATTCGTCGGCCCCTCGGGCTGCGGCAAGTCGACGCTGCTGCGCATGGTCGCGGGGCTGGAAGACATCACCTCGGGCGACCTGCTGATCGACGGCAAACTGGTCAACACACTGCCGCCCTCGGCGCGCGGTATCGCGATGGTGTTCCAGAGCTACGCGCTGTATCCGCACATGACGGTGGCGCGCAACATGGGCTTCGCGCTGCGCCTCGCGCACACCGCCAAGGCGGCGATCGACGGCAGCGTGGACAAGGCCGCGCGCATCCTGCAGGTGGAACACCTGCTCGAACGCAAGCCGAAGGAGCTCTCTGGCGGCCAGCGCCAGCGTGTGGCGATCGGCCGCGCCATCGTGCGTGAGCCGGGCGTGTTCCTGTTCGACGAGCCCCTCTCCAACCTCGACGCAGCGCTGCGTGTGCAGACCCGCATCGAGATCGCCCGCCTGCAGCGCAAGCTCGGCAAGGCGAGCATGATCTACGTGACGCATGACCAGGTGGAAGCGATGACGCTGGCCGACAAGATCGTGCTGCTGAACACCGGCGAAGACACCCAGCGCTACGGCAGCATTGCGCAGGTGGGCTCGCCGCTTGAGCTCTATCACCGCCCGCGCAACCTGTTCGCGGCCGGCTTCATCGGCTCGCCGAAGATGAACCTGATTCCCGGCATGCTGGTGTCCGCCACCCCGACACACGCCGAGGTGCGCATCGAAACCGGCGAATTGCTGACAGCCGAACTCGACGCGACGCGCCTGCGGCTGGGTGCGAAGGTCACGCTGGGCGTGCGGCCGGAGCACATCCAGCCGGGCGCCACCGATATGCAGACGCTGAATCGCCAGGTCATGTGGGCCGAGCGCCTCGGTGAATCGACTTTCATCTACCTCGAACAAGCCTGCTCGGCCGATGCGCTGATCGCCAAAGCCAAGGGCGACCAGCCTGTGCCGCGCGGCGAGATGGTCGCGCTGGGCATACCGCCTGCCGCCTGCCACCTGTTCGACGATGCGGGCCAGGCGCTGCCGCGCCCGTGCCATGAGCTGGCGGGCTTCAAACTGCCCTGGCTCAACAACGAAACAAGCCGCCACGCTGCACCTGAAGTGCAGATGGCCTGA
- a CDS encoding 2-dehydro-3-deoxy-6-phosphogalactonate aldolase has protein sequence MSTPRIIAILRGVREHEVAAQLDALRAAGIESVEIPLNAQGAEASLEAALGYAGTQMRIGAGTVLDAAALSRVARIGAHFVLTPNLNDAVVHAAAAQGIEAVVGVATPSEAFAALAAGAAALKIFPAASLGTGFIAALRAVLPPVPLYAVGGIDERNLAAFIAAGCTGAGLGGALYRAGQTARQTYARAIALQAAMEAVAA, from the coding sequence GTGAGCACGCCGCGCATCATCGCGATCCTGCGTGGCGTGCGTGAGCACGAGGTCGCCGCGCAGCTCGATGCGCTGCGCGCAGCGGGCATCGAGTCCGTGGAGATTCCGCTCAACGCGCAGGGGGCCGAAGCCTCGCTTGAAGCCGCGCTGGGCTACGCCGGCACGCAGATGCGCATCGGCGCCGGCACGGTGCTGGATGCCGCGGCGCTATCGCGCGTCGCACGCATCGGCGCGCATTTCGTGCTCACACCCAACCTGAACGATGCGGTGGTGCATGCGGCGGCAGCGCAGGGCATCGAAGCGGTGGTTGGCGTCGCCACGCCGAGCGAAGCTTTCGCCGCGCTGGCAGCAGGCGCTGCGGCCTTGAAGATTTTCCCGGCCGCGAGCCTCGGCACCGGCTTCATTGCGGCGCTGCGCGCGGTGTTGCCGCCGGTACCGCTGTACGCGGTGGGCGGCATCGACGAGCGCAACTTGGCGGCCTTCATCGCTGCCGGCTGCACGGGCGCCGGCCTTGGCGGGGCGCTCTACCGCGCTGGCCAGACGGCGCGCCAGACCTACGCGCGCGCGATCGCGCTGCAAGCGGCAATGGAGGCCGTTGCAGCATGA
- the galT gene encoding galactose-1-phosphate uridylyltransferase encodes MFDPIDHPHRRYNPLKGDWVLVSPHRAKRPWQGQQETPDRSARPAHDPECYLCARNKRVTGETNPDYAHTFVFTNDFAALMTDTPAAPESADPLFQLQSARGTSRVICFSPDHSKSLPELTLPAIGHVIDTWQAESADLGKTYPWVQVFENKGAMMGCSNPHPHGQIWANSFLPNEAAAEQRTQAEYFAKNGRPLLLDYAAREVADGARTVVETEHWLAVVPYWAAWPFETLLMPKAAHVRRITELSPAQKADLAIALKKLTSRYDNLFQCSFPYSMGWHGAPFDGEENEHWQLHAHFYPPLLRSATVRKFMVGYEMLAEAQRDLTAEQAADKLRAVSDVHYLEAAE; translated from the coding sequence ATGTTTGACCCGATCGATCACCCGCATCGCCGCTACAACCCGCTCAAGGGTGACTGGGTGCTGGTTTCGCCGCACCGCGCGAAGCGCCCCTGGCAAGGCCAGCAAGAAACGCCGGACCGCAGCGCGCGCCCCGCGCACGACCCCGAGTGCTACCTGTGCGCGCGCAACAAGCGCGTCACCGGCGAAACCAACCCGGACTACGCGCACACCTTTGTCTTCACCAACGACTTCGCCGCGCTGATGACCGACACGCCGGCCGCGCCGGAATCGGCCGACCCGCTGTTCCAGTTGCAGAGCGCGCGCGGCACCAGCCGGGTGATCTGCTTCTCGCCGGACCACAGCAAGTCGCTGCCGGAGCTCACGCTGCCGGCCATCGGCCATGTCATCGACACCTGGCAGGCTGAGAGCGCCGATCTCGGCAAGACCTACCCCTGGGTGCAGGTCTTCGAGAACAAGGGCGCGATGATGGGCTGCTCCAATCCGCACCCGCACGGCCAGATCTGGGCCAACAGCTTCCTGCCGAACGAAGCCGCCGCCGAGCAACGCACGCAGGCCGAGTACTTCGCGAAGAACGGCCGACCGCTGCTGCTGGACTACGCCGCGCGTGAAGTCGCCGATGGCGCCCGCACCGTGGTCGAAACCGAACACTGGCTCGCCGTCGTGCCCTACTGGGCTGCGTGGCCCTTCGAGACCCTGCTGATGCCAAAGGCCGCCCATGTGCGCCGCATCACCGAGCTCTCGCCTGCACAGAAAGCCGACCTCGCGATTGCGCTGAAGAAGCTCACCAGCCGCTACGACAACCTGTTCCAGTGCTCTTTCCCGTACTCGATGGGCTGGCACGGCGCGCCGTTCGATGGCGAAGAGAATGAGCACTGGCAACTGCACGCGCACTTCTACCCGCCGCTGCTGCGTTCGGCCACGGTGCGCAAGTTCATGGTCGGCTACGAGATGCTGGCCGAGGCGCAACGCGACCTCACCGCCGAACAGGCCGCCGACAAGCTGCGCGCCGTCAGCGATGTCCACTATCTGGAGGCTGCGGAATGA
- a CDS encoding SMP-30/gluconolactonase/LRE family protein, with amino-acid sequence MNGIVTPPIAAVPFSLTGLRCELGECVHWDADAARLLWTDIEGRCLYAWTPASGEVQRWAMPSRLACFALGEQPGRVLLGLERTLASFDLDTATLTDLCQLPIGAGLRINDGRCDRAGNFVFGLKNERDRTPRESFWRYTAAGDLQPLALPPVVITNSLCFSRDGSRIHFADSLDSRMRCADYDAELGRVSAVRPFGPYFGAGVEPDGAVVDDADGVWCALWGGSRVVRLDARGRISDEYILPVSQPACPGFGGAALERLYVATARAFLPPDVQRREPLAGAMLELRIPGLRGLAETRFGGAL; translated from the coding sequence CCGACGCCGCCCGCCTGCTGTGGACCGATATCGAGGGTCGCTGCCTCTACGCCTGGACGCCCGCCAGCGGCGAAGTCCAGCGCTGGGCAATGCCGTCGCGGCTCGCCTGCTTCGCGCTGGGTGAACAGCCCGGTCGCGTGCTGCTGGGCCTTGAACGCACCCTCGCGAGCTTCGACCTCGACACTGCAACGCTGACCGACCTGTGCCAGTTGCCAATCGGCGCCGGCCTGCGGATCAACGACGGCCGCTGCGACCGCGCCGGCAACTTCGTGTTCGGCCTGAAGAACGAACGCGATCGCACGCCGCGCGAGAGCTTCTGGCGCTATACCGCGGCTGGCGATTTGCAGCCCTTGGCGTTGCCGCCGGTGGTGATCACCAACAGTCTGTGCTTCAGCCGCGACGGCTCGCGGATCCACTTCGCCGATTCGCTCGACTCGCGCATGCGCTGCGCCGACTACGACGCCGAGCTTGGTCGCGTGAGCGCGGTGCGCCCCTTCGGCCCGTACTTCGGCGCCGGCGTGGAACCGGACGGCGCGGTCGTCGACGACGCCGACGGTGTGTGGTGCGCGCTGTGGGGCGGCAGCCGCGTGGTGCGGCTGGATGCACGCGGCCGCATCAGCGACGAATACATCTTGCCGGTGAGCCAGCCGGCGTGCCCCGGCTTCGGCGGTGCGGCGCTGGAGCGGCTCTATGTGGCCACCGCGCGCGCCTTCCTGCCGCCGGATGTGCAGCGGCGCGAACCGCTTGCCGGCGCAATGCTCGAACTGCGGATTCCCGGCTTGCGTGGGCTCGCCGAAACCCGGTTCGGAGGTGCGCTGTGA